The proteins below are encoded in one region of Williamsoniiplasma luminosum:
- a CDS encoding alanine--tRNA ligase-related protein: MTMEKLRNFIKEQNDFKSSDLKSEFVGEENLEAKGVNVILLHDGINEIKQAHNQVVYAVFDQTPFYAEKGGQINDRGTIQWAGGSGIIIDVQPTSEGINIHEIEIQGELKVGDKVDAKVDKIKRLLTMKNHTATHLTTAAAYEVLGPSLDHTTSFNDEHGMRKDFAYHRAVTQQELAKIQSLTLKSIHDAIAREIHFTTPDEAINKYHALSFDGDKFDEDTLVRIIRFGNFSCELCAGTHVPNTKDLEDYVITNLESKGNGRFRIKALTSYETVKNHYDNLLDEQNKKLGSLIAKYNGMKNENCNKNIDHAINEIQLIEHNRENIHLFQTQLDELSELLRILEKEVAKKNEANIFQEIKDLKPQLNADGINEIKFEKDNLNITVLRSIGEEFKKNYADLIVILKSQSEEGNFIYVTISESLKGKASAVEILRNQKDIVAKGGGNELAAQGKYEVIK, from the coding sequence ATGACTATGGAAAAATTAAGAAATTTTATTAAAGAACAAAATGATTTTAAATCTTCAGATTTAAAATCTGAATTTGTTGGCGAAGAAAATTTAGAGGCAAAAGGGGTTAATGTCATTTTATTACATGATGGAATTAATGAAATCAAACAAGCTCACAACCAAGTTGTTTATGCCGTTTTTGATCAAACACCATTTTATGCTGAAAAAGGTGGACAAATCAATGATCGTGGAACTATTCAATGAGCTGGAGGAAGTGGGATTATAATTGATGTCCAACCAACAAGTGAAGGGATTAATATTCACGAAATTGAAATCCAAGGCGAGTTAAAAGTTGGGGACAAGGTTGATGCCAAGGTTGATAAAATTAAACGTTTATTAACAATGAAAAACCATACAGCCACCCATTTAACAACAGCTGCAGCTTACGAAGTTTTAGGACCAAGTTTAGATCACACAACCTCATTTAATGATGAACACGGAATGCGCAAAGATTTTGCATATCACCGTGCTGTGACTCAACAAGAATTGGCTAAAATTCAAAGTCTAACTTTGAAAAGTATTCATGATGCAATCGCTAGAGAAATCCATTTCACAACCCCAGATGAAGCAATTAATAAATATCATGCGCTTTCTTTTGATGGTGATAAATTTGATGAAGATACACTTGTTCGAATTATTAGATTTGGTAATTTTTCATGTGAACTTTGTGCTGGAACCCACGTGCCAAATACTAAAGATTTAGAAGATTATGTGATTACCAATCTGGAATCTAAAGGGAATGGTCGATTCCGTATTAAAGCATTAACAAGCTATGAAACAGTTAAAAACCATTATGATAATTTGTTGGATGAACAAAACAAAAAACTTGGGTCACTAATTGCTAAATATAACGGCATGAAAAATGAAAACTGTAATAAAAACATTGATCATGCGATTAATGAAATCCAATTGATTGAACACAATCGAGAAAATATTCATTTATTTCAAACTCAACTTGATGAATTGTCTGAATTGCTTCGAATTTTAGAAAAAGAAGTTGCGAAAAAAAATGAAGCCAATATTTTTCAAGAAATTAAAGATCTTAAACCGCAATTAAATGCTGATGGCATCAATGAAATTAAGTTCGAAAAAGATAATTTAAACATCACCGTTTTAAGAAGTATTGGTGAAGAATTCAAGAAAAATTATGCTGACCTGATTGTGATTTTAAAAAGCCAATCAGAAGAAGGTAATTTCATTTATGTCACAATTAGTGAATCATTAAAAGGTAAAGCTTCAGCTGTTGAAATTTTAAGAAATCAAAAAGATATCGTGGCTAAAGGTGGGGGTAATGAATTAGCTGCCCAAGGAAAATACGAAGTTATCAAATAA
- the lacB gene encoding galactose-6-phosphate isomerase subunit LacB — MKIAIGCDHIVTDVKDKVKKMLENDGHEVIDCGTFDFERTHYPIFGRKVAMQVNEKKADFGVAICGTGVGISNAVQKTFGARTVLVRDAITAIDARKNYDANVISFGGAVTGTGLIYEIIKKFISTKYEPTPAKDELIKKINSLITVKKFEDNLFDEELTKWDKGLYHD, encoded by the coding sequence ATGAAAATTGCTATTGGATGTGATCACATCGTCACTGATGTGAAAGATAAAGTAAAAAAAATGCTTGAAAATGATGGGCATGAAGTTATTGATTGTGGAACTTTCGATTTCGAAAGAACACATTATCCGATTTTTGGACGCAAAGTTGCGATGCAAGTCAATGAAAAAAAAGCTGACTTTGGTGTGGCAATTTGTGGAACTGGTGTCGGAATTAGTAACGCAGTGCAAAAAACATTTGGAGCAAGAACTGTTCTTGTTCGTGATGCAATTACTGCAATTGATGCGAGAAAAAATTATGATGCAAATGTAATTTCTTTTGGTGGAGCTGTTACAGGAACTGGCCTAATTTATGAAATAATTAAAAAATTTATTTCAACTAAATATGAACCAACCCCTGCAAAAGATGAGCTAATTAAAAAAATAAATAGTTTAATCACAGTTAAAAAATTTGAAGATAATTTATTTGATGAAGAATTAACTAAATGAGATAAAGGACTTTATCACGACTAA
- a CDS encoding ATP-binding protein: MNIADKELLKIAEFISNQVENTESLQILKKIHQLFVESNLNNESKILLDMMGNRNTSSKTSSQFKNMQPIKILKLENHIEDMMELDHEEEKILNLISNEKIIYKMKGLKILITGRPGTGKTTFVKSICKASGRQLYSINASKLISYKLGETQKNIDLVFEEIRSVYDNSIILIDEFDSIIGSRDLDMNNEYHRMIGNFNKSLDDLPNGSILFAISNRDDLIDESTVRRFNVRIKKNDIDIDKMMSMFLHKVAEFELKIDEKVLYKILKNSLDKISYAIVDEVVTKSLIHNQSLVKSLIEILQLDTTDLIGFDITYRDLENAMGVSKSTLQRKAKVK, translated from the coding sequence ATGAATATTGCAGATAAAGAATTATTAAAAATTGCTGAATTTATTTCAAATCAAGTAGAAAATACAGAATCGTTGCAGATTTTAAAAAAAATACACCAGTTGTTTGTTGAAAGCAATTTAAATAATGAGTCAAAAATCCTTCTTGATATGATGGGGAATAGAAATACTAGTTCAAAGACTTCTTCTCAATTTAAAAACATGCAGCCAATAAAAATTTTAAAGTTAGAGAATCATATAGAAGATATGATGGAACTAGATCATGAAGAAGAAAAAATTTTAAATTTAATTAGCAATGAAAAAATTATTTATAAGATGAAAGGATTGAAAATCTTAATAACAGGAAGACCAGGAACGGGTAAAACAACATTTGTAAAAAGTATTTGCAAAGCATCTGGTAGACAACTTTATTCAATAAATGCATCAAAATTAATATCTTATAAATTAGGAGAAACACAAAAAAATATTGATTTAGTCTTTGAGGAAATTAGAAGTGTCTATGATAATTCAATAATTTTAATCGATGAATTTGATTCTATAATAGGGTCTAGAGATTTAGATATGAACAATGAATATCACAGAATGATAGGAAATTTTAATAAGTCATTGGATGATTTGCCAAACGGTTCCATTTTATTTGCAATTTCAAATAGAGACGACCTGATTGACGAATCTACAGTTAGAAGATTTAATGTAAGAATCAAAAAAAACGATATTGATATTGATAAAATGATGAGCATGTTTTTACATAAAGTTGCTGAATTTGAATTAAAAATCGATGAAAAAGTATTGTATAAAATATTAAAAAATAGTTTGGATAAAATAAGTTATGCAATTGTTGATGAGGTTGTAACTAAGAGTTTAATTCATAATCAAAGTTTAGTAAAATCTTTAATTGAAATTTTGCAATTGGACACCACTGATCTTATTGGATTTGATATTACTTACCGGGATTTAGAAAATGCAATGGGGGTTTCTAAATCAACACTTCAAAGAAAGGCTAAAGTTAAATAA
- the ptsP gene encoding phosphoenolpyruvate--protein phosphotransferase — MNKKIKGIGASEGIAVAKALVLVEEHMNIEQKQVSDIKAEIEKLENAISISVEELESLRQSTEKKLGEEKAAIFEAHKDIAADPAMKDEYLEMINSQKVNAEFAVHTIANNYYSMFMEMDDPYFKERSADIKDVSSRIIKHLMGIKIVDLTTIKEEVIIVAEDLTPSQTAQLDKKFVKGFATNIGGRTSHAAIMARSLEIPAVLGLKTITSDVKDGEVFALDGTHGIVELGLDQKIIDQYQVQAEQFIAFKNELKKFKDVPTKTKDGQEKLIEANIGSPTDVEGVIENGGEGIGLFRSEFLYMDNDHFPTEEEQFVAYKNVMESMNNKVVIIRTLDIGGDKKLSYFEFPHEMNPFLGYRAIRFSLDKKEIFRDQIRALLRASVFGQLGIMFPMIATVDEFKDAKAFVETCKKELDQENIAYDKNVQVGMMVEIPAAAVNADQFAKYADFFSIGTNDLVQYSMAADRMSEKVSYLYQPTNPSLLRLIKMTIDGGHAQNRWVGMCGEMAGDVQSIPLLMGLGLDAFSMSASSMLRARQLMSQIDMKDAEKLANKALQLETDEQVLALVDDFLNNLK, encoded by the coding sequence ATGAATAAAAAAATTAAAGGAATCGGTGCTAGTGAAGGAATTGCTGTTGCAAAAGCCTTAGTTCTTGTTGAAGAACACATGAACATTGAACAAAAACAAGTTTCAGATATTAAAGCTGAAATTGAAAAATTAGAAAATGCAATTTCAATTTCTGTTGAAGAATTAGAAAGTTTAAGACAATCAACAGAAAAAAAACTTGGTGAAGAAAAAGCCGCCATTTTTGAAGCGCATAAAGATATTGCCGCAGATCCAGCGATGAAAGATGAATATTTGGAAATGATTAATAGCCAAAAAGTCAATGCTGAATTTGCTGTACATACGATTGCAAATAATTATTATAGTATGTTTATGGAAATGGATGATCCATATTTCAAAGAAAGAAGTGCTGATATTAAGGACGTTTCTTCAAGAATTATCAAACATTTAATGGGGATTAAAATTGTTGATTTAACAACAATTAAAGAAGAAGTGATTATTGTTGCTGAAGATTTAACTCCAAGCCAAACTGCGCAATTAGACAAAAAATTTGTTAAAGGATTTGCAACTAATATTGGGGGAAGAACTAGTCACGCTGCAATTATGGCCAGAAGCTTAGAAATTCCAGCCGTTTTAGGGTTAAAAACAATTACAAGTGATGTCAAAGATGGAGAAGTTTTTGCCTTAGATGGAACTCATGGAATTGTTGAACTTGGTCTTGACCAAAAAATCATTGATCAATACCAAGTTCAAGCCGAACAATTTATTGCTTTTAAAAATGAACTAAAAAAATTCAAAGATGTCCCAACAAAAACCAAAGATGGACAAGAAAAATTAATTGAAGCAAATATCGGTTCACCAACTGATGTTGAAGGTGTCATTGAAAATGGGGGCGAAGGAATTGGGTTATTCCGTTCTGAATTCTTATACATGGACAACGATCATTTCCCAACTGAAGAAGAACAGTTTGTGGCTTATAAAAATGTGATGGAATCAATGAATAATAAAGTTGTAATTATTCGTACATTGGATATTGGGGGAGATAAAAAATTATCTTATTTTGAATTCCCACATGAAATGAATCCATTTTTAGGGTATCGTGCAATTCGTTTCTCTTTAGATAAAAAAGAAATTTTCCGTGACCAAATTCGTGCTTTGTTAAGAGCTTCTGTTTTTGGACAATTAGGAATTATGTTCCCAATGATTGCAACAGTTGATGAATTTAAAGATGCTAAAGCCTTTGTTGAAACATGCAAAAAAGAATTAGACCAAGAAAATATTGCTTATGACAAAAATGTCCAAGTCGGAATGATGGTTGAAATTCCAGCTGCCGCTGTTAATGCTGATCAATTTGCTAAATATGCTGACTTCTTCTCAATTGGAACTAACGATTTAGTCCAATATTCAATGGCTGCAGACCGTATGAGTGAAAAAGTTTCGTATTTATACCAACCAACTAATCCATCATTGCTACGTTTAATTAAAATGACCATTGATGGAGGACATGCCCAAAATCGTTGAGTCGGAATGTGTGGCGAAATGGCTGGAGATGTTCAATCAATTCCATTGTTAATGGGATTAGGATTAGATGCTTTCTCAATGAGTGCTTCTTCAATGTTACGTGCTCGTCAATTGATGAGTCAAATCGACATGAAAGATGCTGAAAAATTAGCCAACAAAGCATTACAATTAGAAACTGATGAACAAGTTCTTGCTTTAGTTGATGATTTCTTAAACAACTTAAAATAA
- the thrS gene encoding threonine--tRNA ligase → MKIKLLDGSINEYNKSMTIKEIAVDLSTSLGKTVIAGKVDGLLVPSDFIVEKDAQVEIVVNKSELIEEIVNATAGFLTMVAINKIDRNAINAEISYKKNDMEFNATFFADPRWKLDQIESLQNVVNQLMDKNKIAYKAIDGKILDQEFSQNKYFLELGKEYIAKNGIAFCYELDGVKVVTDQVILLDLSFIKAIELQQLTGSYWKDSAKNEMLQRVHGLAATGKKILEEKKAMIEERKSNDHREINKRLKLFGFDPLIGAGLPLWLPNGVIIKDEIRKFINEKRWEYDYLKVTTPVIGTVDLYKTSGHWAHYKTDMFQPFKAGNDEEFILRPMNCPHHIAVFRQEPHTYKELPMRICEDAFQHRYESSGSLTGLERVRAMEITDTHIFVRPDQLAAEFKSIYKMVKEILDTFHIEIDYLSFSVRDPLDKEKFFDDDKIWNEAEAQLEAVLKDMGVEYKRMVGEAAFYGPKFDIQIRTVQNHEITVATIQLDFVQPLKFDVTYIDADQSLKRPIMIHCAQIGTYERFIATLLEQHKGALPLWLSPNQVEIIAVGGPESEAYAEDVKNMLRKQYIRARVDARDERLAWKIREAQIHKIPYQLVLGPNEVKNNSVNYRQYGGEELIEISKNDFLNKVLQEIKLKK, encoded by the coding sequence ATGAAAATTAAATTATTAGATGGTTCAATTAATGAATACAACAAATCAATGACAATTAAAGAAATTGCTGTTGATTTATCAACTAGTTTGGGTAAAACAGTGATCGCTGGAAAAGTCGATGGACTTTTAGTTCCAAGTGATTTTATTGTTGAAAAAGATGCTCAAGTCGAAATTGTTGTCAACAAATCCGAGTTGATTGAAGAAATTGTCAATGCAACTGCTGGGTTTTTAACAATGGTGGCGATTAATAAAATTGATCGCAATGCGATTAATGCTGAAATCAGTTACAAAAAAAATGACATGGAATTTAACGCAACTTTTTTTGCCGATCCACGATGAAAATTAGACCAAATTGAAAGTTTACAAAATGTTGTGAACCAATTAATGGATAAAAATAAAATTGCTTACAAAGCAATTGATGGCAAAATTCTTGACCAAGAATTTAGCCAAAACAAATATTTCTTAGAATTAGGTAAAGAATATATTGCCAAAAATGGGATTGCTTTTTGTTATGAATTAGATGGTGTCAAAGTGGTAACTGATCAAGTGATTTTATTAGACTTATCATTTATTAAAGCCATTGAATTACAACAATTAACTGGTTCATATTGAAAAGATAGTGCTAAAAACGAAATGTTACAACGTGTTCATGGACTAGCAGCGACTGGTAAAAAAATCCTTGAAGAGAAAAAAGCGATGATTGAAGAACGTAAAAGTAACGATCACCGTGAAATCAATAAACGCTTAAAACTATTTGGTTTTGACCCGTTAATTGGTGCTGGATTACCATTATGATTACCAAATGGGGTAATTATTAAAGATGAAATCAGAAAATTTATTAATGAAAAACGTTGAGAATATGATTATTTAAAAGTAACAACACCAGTCATTGGAACTGTTGATCTTTACAAAACTTCAGGTCATTGAGCACATTATAAAACTGATATGTTCCAACCTTTCAAAGCTGGAAATGACGAAGAATTTATTCTTCGTCCAATGAACTGTCCTCACCATATTGCAGTTTTTCGTCAAGAACCACATACATATAAAGAATTACCAATGCGTATTTGTGAGGATGCTTTCCAACATCGTTATGAATCAAGTGGTTCATTAACAGGGTTAGAACGTGTGCGTGCGATGGAAATTACAGATACTCACATCTTTGTTCGACCAGACCAATTAGCAGCAGAGTTTAAATCAATTTATAAAATGGTGAAAGAAATTTTAGATACTTTCCACATTGAAATTGATTACCTATCATTTAGTGTGCGTGATCCTTTAGATAAAGAAAAATTCTTTGATGATGATAAAATCTGAAATGAAGCTGAAGCACAATTAGAAGCTGTGTTAAAAGATATGGGTGTTGAATACAAGAGAATGGTTGGAGAAGCGGCTTTCTATGGACCAAAATTTGATATTCAAATCAGAACTGTGCAAAACCATGAAATCACAGTTGCAACCATTCAATTAGACTTTGTCCAACCACTTAAATTTGATGTGACATATATTGATGCTGACCAATCATTGAAACGCCCAATTATGATTCACTGTGCTCAAATTGGAACTTATGAACGTTTTATCGCAACTTTACTAGAACAACACAAAGGGGCGTTACCATTGTGATTATCACCAAACCAAGTAGAAATTATTGCCGTTGGTGGTCCTGAATCTGAAGCGTATGCTGAAGATGTGAAAAACATGTTGAGAAAACAATATATTCGAGCACGAGTTGATGCAAGAGATGAACGTTTGGCTTGAAAAATTCGTGAAGCTCAAATTCACAAAATTCCTTACCAACTTGTTTTAGGACCAAATGAAGTGAAAAACAATTCTGTTAACTATCGTCAATATGGTGGTGAAGAATTGATTGAAATTTCAAAAAACGACTTCTTAAACAAAGTTTTACAAGAAATTAAACTAAAAAAATAA
- a CDS encoding S8 family serine peptidase: protein MKKTINDSIESLKNIKKYFLDFQEFAEFPVTVSYKRVVPKTFRIQAILVNHEFSGPNQIGSKYIFNRNNKLERIDVIYSLSISDLDKTIDNMCEVEDFILKNPIFQKEVTEITNSNQKAEEKNQKIKELITLKYSSLKTMHKKLLDDFVNILELKINLIEPFEKTPIFSFLDLKINNFNKIIDLLLDNGIDISEESLIASEFWNIDIEKVNQIVTKYPFIFSQTMNDIEIDLDVQEFIQSSKVELPIIKNEDINKTVIGLIDSRVKYIDEWWEQKFIESQYDMLEIHQNEDLDHGTQVASIISLNDFINEEKDGLGIFRVRSFNVLPKGRILTSMLMRKIHKIISENYHEIKIWNISLGSEKSYNELIITPFGKLIDKLQFEFGVQIVTSAGNSENRNLSAPADSLTSISVGSLYKSRTTGKVLEWERSGSGKIFGMYQKPNCYEFGNNRGNPYWGGPIVHSLPGLSENLKIENGTSFSTPLVTRKVAYLIENFKISPQSARAVINYLSKSNSHGIPDLEILKGENDIFIFIEGFIDTKGKYEIDVNLPINSSNKTEFSASYSVCYNIPNEIEIGDEYSPLDISFRLAQKNGSSRSNILSPISKKDSVDADEKALKEYFGKYNPNTVVFDKNFSENNPISLKSKESFSFVVERMDLLNHGIPSVEYGIMVHLKEIAENSLINFEELNFENIISIFNYGDIDIDIEL, encoded by the coding sequence ATGAAAAAAACCATAAATGATTCAATAGAATCATTAAAAAATATTAAAAAGTATTTTTTAGATTTCCAAGAGTTTGCAGAATTTCCTGTGACGGTTTCGTATAAAAGGGTTGTCCCTAAAACATTTAGGATTCAAGCGATTTTAGTAAATCATGAGTTTTCTGGACCGAATCAAATAGGGTCTAAATATATTTTCAATCGTAATAATAAGTTAGAACGCATAGATGTAATTTACTCTTTATCTATTTCTGATTTGGATAAAACAATCGACAATATGTGCGAGGTTGAAGATTTCATATTGAAAAATCCCATTTTTCAAAAGGAAGTTACTGAAATAACCAATTCTAATCAAAAAGCTGAAGAAAAAAACCAAAAAATAAAAGAACTAATAACTCTTAAATACAGTTCATTAAAAACTATGCATAAAAAGTTGTTAGACGATTTTGTGAATATACTTGAATTAAAAATAAATTTAATAGAACCATTTGAAAAAACACCAATTTTTTCATTCCTAGATCTTAAAATCAATAATTTCAATAAAATTATTGATTTACTTTTAGATAATGGAATCGATATAAGTGAAGAATCTTTAATTGCTTCAGAGTTTTGAAATATCGATATTGAAAAAGTCAATCAAATTGTTACAAAATATCCATTTATTTTTTCACAAACTATGAATGATATTGAAATTGATTTAGATGTTCAAGAATTCATTCAAAGCAGCAAAGTGGAATTGCCCATTATAAAAAATGAAGATATTAATAAAACCGTGATCGGTCTTATAGATTCTCGAGTTAAATATATTGATGAATGATGAGAACAAAAATTTATTGAAAGCCAATATGATATGTTGGAAATCCATCAAAACGAAGATTTGGATCACGGAACACAAGTTGCGTCAATAATTTCATTAAATGATTTTATAAACGAAGAAAAAGATGGATTAGGGATATTTAGAGTTAGATCTTTTAATGTTTTACCAAAGGGAAGAATTTTAACATCCATGTTAATGCGTAAAATACATAAAATTATTTCAGAAAATTATCATGAAATTAAAATTTGAAACATTTCTTTAGGTTCTGAGAAAAGTTATAACGAACTAATAATAACTCCTTTTGGAAAATTGATAGATAAATTACAATTTGAATTTGGAGTTCAAATTGTAACATCTGCTGGTAATTCAGAAAATAGAAATTTAAGTGCTCCAGCAGATTCTTTAACATCTATATCTGTGGGGAGTTTATATAAATCAAGAACAACTGGAAAAGTTCTAGAATGAGAAAGGTCTGGATCTGGAAAAATATTTGGAATGTATCAAAAACCGAATTGTTATGAATTCGGAAACAATAGGGGTAATCCATATTGGGGTGGACCAATTGTTCATTCATTACCTGGTTTATCTGAGAACTTAAAGATTGAAAATGGAACTTCATTTTCAACGCCATTGGTAACTAGAAAAGTTGCATATTTAATTGAAAATTTTAAAATTTCTCCCCAAAGTGCGAGAGCGGTGATCAATTATTTATCGAAATCAAATTCACATGGTATTCCAGATCTTGAAATATTAAAAGGTGAAAATGATATTTTTATTTTTATAGAAGGTTTTATTGATACAAAAGGCAAATATGAAATCGATGTAAATCTTCCTATTAATAGTTCAAATAAAACAGAATTTTCAGCTTCGTATTCTGTTTGTTACAACATTCCTAATGAAATAGAAATCGGAGATGAATATTCTCCTTTAGATATAAGTTTTAGGTTAGCTCAAAAGAATGGGTCCTCACGAAGTAATATATTAAGTCCAATATCAAAAAAAGATAGCGTTGATGCTGACGAAAAGGCTTTAAAGGAATATTTTGGAAAATATAATCCGAATACAGTTGTTTTTGATAAGAATTTTAGTGAAAATAACCCAATTTCATTAAAGAGTAAAGAGTCTTTTTCTTTTGTTGTTGAAAGAATGGATCTACTTAATCATGGGATTCCTTCTGTTGAGTATGGAATTATGGTGCATTTAAAAGAGATTGCAGAGAATTCATTAATAAATTTTGAAGAATTAAATTTTGAAAACATAATTTCAATTTTCAATTATGGTGATATCGATATTGATATCGAATTGTAA
- a CDS encoding RpiB/LacA/LacB family sugar-phosphate isomerase, translating to MEKIKLLLLGKNNFTYKEDLSKVIQDLKKELIVEEAEMSFEKLIEINDEIQTKKFDRLVIIEDFGSLPFMVLAKFHSNIVAQISDEYSSHMTSEHNGSNIMVIGSQLTGKDTIHNVVKQYVATDFAAGRHMVRIDMLNELV from the coding sequence ATGGAAAAAATTAAATTACTCTTACTTGGTAAAAATAACTTTACGTATAAAGAAGATTTATCTAAAGTTATCCAAGATTTAAAAAAAGAATTAATTGTTGAAGAAGCAGAAATGTCTTTTGAAAAATTAATTGAAATAAATGATGAAATTCAAACTAAGAAATTTGATCGCTTAGTGATCATTGAAGATTTTGGGTCATTACCTTTCATGGTTTTGGCTAAATTCCACAGCAACATTGTGGCTCAAATTTCTGACGAATATTCATCACACATGACAAGTGAACATAATGGTTCAAACATTATGGTCATTGGTTCTCAATTAACAGGAAAGGACACTATTCATAATGTTGTCAAACAATATGTAGCCACTGATTTTGCAGCTGGTAGACATATGGTTCGAATTGATATGTTGAATGAACTGGTTTAA
- a CDS encoding NCS2 family permease, with product MNKNKTFKADKSLKQNYLQNNKIAKYFKFSDFNTSFKKEIIGGISTFLSMIYILSVEPNLLGKAQSVADPNQFMNAGGVFVATALTSFVATFIMGVCANVPIALAPSMGLNAMFSFNIANQGGIGYEGALIATTISSIIFCIMSVTKLRVMLIKSLPHSIHLAIGVGIGFFIAYVGIVNMGWVEKSASGLPVANLSNFKLNYPGIILGTVVLFGAIILFYKKFFAPIIVMLIGGFIIAIILANVTDNEAIQHSFGAAKWKAGQWNYDEFKGFFSNLENTYKQFLNPVIWAKPTMYISIFIFIILNFFDATGTLTSVNIEMNRASGLNQQLSHKALVIDAGATVLGSGLGVSHMACYTESCVGIMQGARTGFANIITSFGFLLSLALFPIFRMMPDCLSGAATVFIGTVMIKSIMDIEWSKTEIGLGAFFTILFMIITYSIANGIVVGIIAYSIGAIATKRAKQVHYLVWILDFVFVIYLVAYAFMN from the coding sequence ATGAACAAGAATAAAACATTTAAAGCTGATAAAAGCTTAAAACAAAATTATCTTCAGAATAATAAAATCGCTAAATATTTTAAATTTAGTGATTTTAATACATCTTTTAAAAAGGAAATTATTGGTGGAATTAGTACCTTTTTATCAATGATCTATATTTTATCAGTTGAACCAAACTTATTAGGAAAAGCTCAAAGTGTGGCTGATCCAAACCAATTTATGAATGCCGGGGGTGTGTTTGTCGCCACTGCCCTAACTTCATTTGTTGCCACATTTATCATGGGGGTTTGTGCCAATGTCCCAATTGCACTAGCCCCAAGCATGGGGCTCAACGCGATGTTTTCCTTTAACATTGCCAATCAAGGTGGGATTGGTTATGAAGGAGCATTAATTGCGACAACAATTTCTTCAATTATCTTTTGTATTATGTCAGTGACAAAATTACGAGTGATGTTAATCAAAAGTTTACCGCACTCAATTCACTTAGCGATTGGGGTTGGAATTGGATTTTTCATCGCTTATGTCGGAATTGTGAATATGGGTTGAGTTGAAAAATCAGCATCAGGTTTACCAGTTGCTAATTTATCAAATTTTAAATTAAATTACCCAGGGATAATTTTAGGAACTGTGGTTCTATTTGGGGCGATTATCTTATTTTATAAAAAGTTCTTTGCCCCAATTATTGTCATGCTAATTGGGGGATTTATTATTGCAATTATTTTAGCCAATGTAACTGATAATGAAGCAATTCAACATTCATTTGGGGCTGCCAAATGAAAAGCTGGACAATGGAATTATGATGAATTTAAAGGGTTCTTTTCGAATCTAGAAAATACATATAAACAATTTTTAAACCCAGTGATTTGAGCTAAACCAACAATGTATATCTCAATTTTTATCTTTATTATTTTAAACTTTTTTGATGCGACAGGAACATTGACAAGTGTCAATATTGAAATGAATCGTGCATCTGGGTTAAACCAACAACTTTCACATAAAGCCTTAGTGATTGACGCTGGGGCAACTGTTTTAGGATCTGGACTAGGAGTTTCACATATGGCATGTTACACAGAGAGCTGTGTTGGAATTATGCAAGGGGCGAGAACTGGTTTTGCCAACATCATTACAAGTTTTGGCTTTCTTTTAAGTTTAGCTTTATTTCCCATTTTTAGAATGATGCCTGATTGTTTAAGTGGGGCGGCTACCGTCTTTATTGGAACTGTGATGATTAAATCAATTATGGATATTGAATGAAGTAAAACCGAAATTGGACTTGGAGCCTTTTTCACAATTCTCTTTATGATTATTACCTATTCAATTGCCAATGGAATTGTTGTAGGAATTATTGCTTATTCAATTGGGGCGATTGCTACCAAACGCGCTAAACAAGTTCATTACTTAGTCTGGATCTTAGATTTTGTCTTCGTGATCTACTTAGTGGCTTACGCCTTTATGAATTAG